The genomic region AACTCAAAGATAAAGGCGAAGGTTTGCAACTCGGTATGAGCAAAACCATTACCGACAAAAGCAACCGCACTTGGCTGGATTCGGATGCCTACAAAAATGATAAAGTTCCCCTAGATCTGCAAATGGGCACCGGTCAGCTCAACGCTTTCCGTGCTGTTCAGCAATTTGCCGGCAGTCAGTGGAAACCATCCGAAACTGCTCCTGCCATAGGTTGGGATTACAACAAAGCGCAAGCTGGCTCCTCTGTTGACTATGTGTTGGACAAACCATTGCAGGAGGGAAGTTTTGCCTCTATCACTCTGGCATGGGACAGAATGGTAGAGCTAAACGATACCAACAAAAACGGTCAGTACGATCTGGAAGAAACTTTTCGCGATCGCGGTTTGAACAACCTCGACCTCTATCTCATACCCGCCGATAGTAACGACTCAGCCGCTAAAATCTGCGCCTCTGTCAGCGAAGTCGATAGCGTCGAACATATATTTTGCCCCGTTCCCAAAACAGGTCGTTACAAAATCCGAGTCCACTATCGCCAACAAGTCAACGAGGTAACTCAGCCTTACGCTATAGCTTGGTGGACTGTACCTCAAAAGTAATCGGTAGCAGGTCAGTATGTAGTTGCGCTGTCTTCGCTCTCATCGCAACTGCGTACTGCCAGCCACTACTACTACCTAGTATCATGAAAGACACAGACCCCTTTGAAAATCCAGACCTCAAGCGCTTAGAGCTATTTATATATTTGACACCAGTCATCGGCTTTTTCCCCGCGCTCTGGACACTATACCGCCGTCAAGGAACGCGGTATCGACAAGCCGTAAGTAGATTGTCCGTGACACTAGCCCTGGGCTGGTTATTGGGGTATATTTTGTTGGGTGCTGGGGCAGATGCTTCGGAATCGATGAAACTGCCCCTGTTATTGATGAATAGCTTGCTTACTTCTAGTTATTTTGTGGTGAGTGTTTGGTTGATGATTCGTTTCTCCCAGCGGCAATCCCTCCGCATACCGATCGTCACTCAAATAGCTGACCGGGTGCTTGGTAAATATTTATCTTAATCCCCAAGTTTGCCAGCTTACAGCTTTTTCCGGTTGCAACTCGTGGAGTGGACTTGAAAATTATTACCCTGATTTTGTACCAAAGCGTAGGAAGAACTGGTATGAGTATTCTGGTTGCAAAATCTCATAAGTAGGAGCGGGTTTGTGCTTGTATACTCAACCTATGAAATGTGTATATTTATACTAATTAAACCCGCCCCTACAGATCTGCGAATTTTTAGTGTGTGAGGAAGCCAGTGCCAACTCGAAAATTTACGGCTCTATTTTCTATGGGACAAAAAACAAGCCCATCACTTATGAGTCAACCTGCCAAAGCAAACCATCTACGTTGGCTCTGGCTTGGGTTTGGTTTGACCGGAATCGCTATGCTGTCGGCAACAGCAGGAGCTCTGCTGGCAGTGTCTCTTTCCACTAAACCCTTGATGCAAGCTCAACTGAGCGCTGAAGAAGCAGCTGTTTTCTCTCAAGGAGACATATCGACGACCAATCTGCGCTTGCCAGAGTTAACTCGACCGGTCAATATTTTAGTTTTGGGAATAAAAGTTCTCAGTTCCGAGATAGGTGAGGCACCCAATCCAGCAAACAATGGATACGACCCGGTAGTCAATTCTTTTGAGGGTCTTTCCGATACAATGCTCCTGCTGCGCTTTAACCCCCAAACCCAAAAATTAATTGTACTTTCTGTTCCCCGCGATACTCGTACTTTAGTTGAGGGATTGGGCGTTACCAAAATTAACGCGGCGAATGCTTCTGGTGGCCCAGCCCTGAGTGCTAGGGCGGTAAGCAATTTACTGGGCGGGATCAGGATCGATCGCTATGTCCGCATCAACGTTCAAGGTGTGGAAAAATTGATCGATGCTTTGGGTGGCGTGACGGTCTTCGTACCCCAGGAAATGAAGTATAAGGACGATACCCAACACCTTTACATCGATTTTAAGCCAGGGAAGCAACACCTCAACGGCCCTCAAGTTCAGAACTTTTTGCGCTTTCGCTACGACAAGCTGGGCGATATCGGTCGGGTACAGCGACAACAAATGGTAATGCGAGCTTTAGTGGAACAAGCGCTCAATCCGGCGACTCTGGGTAAAGTGCCTCAAATTCTTTCGGTGGTTCAATCTCATATCGATACAAACTTAACGGTGGAAGAGTTAGTTGCCTTGGTCGGTTTTGGTGTCAAGACGAATCGATCGAATATCCAAATGTTGATGGTACCGGGTGATTTTAGCGATGCCGCTCAGTTTGAGGCTAGTTACTGGCTACCGAATCGCCGTGGCATTGAGAGGATGGTCAGCCAATATTTGGATAGCGATGACTCAAATAATAAAAAGAATCGTCGCGCTTTTGACCCAAGCGACCTGAGAATAGCAATTCAAGACAGCACCGGCCAACCGGGAGCGGCTGAGGCGATAGCCGATAAACTGAAACAAGCGGGCTATCGCGATGTTTACATTGCCGATGCTTGGGTAGAACCTTTGTCCGAAACACGCATTGTCGCTCAGCAAGGGGACGATGAGGGTGCGAAGGCGATTCACCAATCTCTGGGATTTGGGGAAGTGCGTGTAGAAAGCACTGGCAATCTGCGATCGGATATTACGATTAAGATCGGTAAGGACTGGTTGCAAAAGAAAAATTTATCCAATTAGTCGATCGCTAATTGGGGAATTTCAAATTTCAGATGTTAGATTTTAGATTGAAATAAAATCTAACATCTAAAATTATCCATCAGCCATTCCTGCAAAATTGGATTGACTAATTCTGGCGCTTCATCTTGGGGACAATGCCCTGCGCCTTCAATGGGGATGAACTTTTGCACTTGGGGGAAATTGACTAACTCTTGCCCAAGTGCGATCGGCTCCCAAGGATCTTCTTTCCCCCATAAAATTATCGCCGGACAAGGTAAAACTGGCAAAAGGTCTTCTGGTAGCGGCCCTTGGGAATAGCGCGTAAAAGCGATGAACACATCGACAGCACCTGGATCGAATGCTGGTGCCATGAGCATATCCACCAGTTCGTCTGTAACCGCCTCTGGATTTTTATAAGCTTGCAGGAGTATTTTGCGGACAACTTTTGGCTTTGCCAAGCGATCGAAAAATAGCTCGCCAAACCACTTGACAGCAAGCACTTTCTGTAATATTGGAGCGCTGGAGCGTCTATACCAAGGTAGGGTAGCGCGTTTGCGATCGTGCAGCAGCCGTAGAGAACAGTTGAGCAGGGCAACGCCTTTGGCAATATCTGGATTATCTACAGCAGCCTGCATAGCAGCAATACAGCCAATGGAATTACCGACTAAAAATGCCGGATTGCCTACAACTTCCCGACAGAAATCAGCTATCTGCTGTCCCCACGTTTCAAAGGTATACTCGATTTCAACTCCCGGAGTCGGTTTAGCTGACCCACCAAAGCCAATCAAGTCAATCGCGTATACTCGACAAGTTTTGGCTAAGAAGGGGATGTTCTTGCGCCAGTGCGCCCAAGAAGCTCCGAAGCCGTGTACTAAGATAACTGCTGGGCCTTCGCTTCCTTGCTTTTGATAGCAAATTGGGAAACCCTGCCAAGTCCAAGTGTAGGGGCGAGTATAAGATTCCCCTGTAATAGCGGTTTTGGTAGTAGAAGCAGAGACAGTCATAGCAATTTTAGATTCTGGCTGCTTCCATTGTGACAATTCTTTACAATATTGGAATTTGGTATCGTGCCGCTAGTTACTGGTGTGCAGCTTGCCGGGTATGTCAGAATCAATTTGGTGCAATCTTCTACCGCTTTTGTAAGTGGGGGGTGGTGAAGGTAAATCTATTTTTTGACTTTTGACTTTTAACTTTTGGCTTTCCTAGCCCCTAACCTCTCAAAAAAGTCTTATGGAAAAAAGCGATACTCGCATTGGCAGCTATGCTCCAGATTTTGAACTGCCGGGGATTGATGGTGAGGTTCACCACTTAGCTCGTTATTTGCAAAAATACCGGGCAATCGGTGCGATCTTTATGTGCAATCGCTGCTCTTATGTAGACTTATATTTAAACCGTCTCAAACAAATCCAGACGGATTTTCACGATCGCGGGTTTACTTTGATCGGGATTAACGCCAACAATGCGATCGCAAGTCCGGAAGATAACTTCGAGAATATGAAAAGCTTTGCGGCTAAGCATCAGCTTAACTTCCCCTATCTGCGCGATCCAACTCAGGATGTGGCGCGTTCCTTCGGTGCTCAAATCACGCCGGAAGTTTTCTTATTAGATGGCAACAGCGTTGTGCGTTACAGTGGCAGCATCGACGATAATCCGGAAGCAGTGGAGTTGGTGCAGGTATCCTACTTGCGAAATGCGATCGAGCAGCTCCTCTGTGGCGAAACAGTAACCCCAACCCACACTCAGGCAGTCGGCTGTTCTTTGAAGTGGCAATGATAATAGACACAGAATGTGCTTTCTACTGCTATCTTAAGTTGGAGGCAATTTCAGTTGAGCAAATAGTAATTTCATGGGGATAGCGTACCGGCGGGTTTTGCTGAAGCTGAGCGGTGAAGCCTTAATGGGTAACCTCGGCTATGGGATCGATCCAACAGTGGTTCAGGAAATCGCTGCTGAGGTAGCAGAGGTGGTAGCTAGCGGCGTTCAAATAGCCATTGTTGTGGGTGGCGGAAACATCTTTCGTGGCGTCAAGGGGGCTGCCAGAGGAATGGATCGGGCCACGGCTGACTATATCGGCATGATCGCTACGGTGATGAATGCGATGACGTTGCAGGATGCTCTGGAGCGAATGAGTGTTCCGACTCGCGTACAAACAGCGATCGCGATGCAGGAAGTGGCGGAACCCTATATCCGGCGTCGCGCTATTCGCCACCTGGAAAAAGGACGGGTGGTGATTTTCGGCGCAGGTTCCGGCAATCCTTTCTTTACAACGGATACCACAGCTGCTCTGCGGGCGGCTGAAATCAGCGCTGATGTGATTTTTAAGGCAACTAAGGTAGATGGTATTTACGATTCCGATCCGCATCTGAATCCAGGTGCCAAACGCTACCAAAGCCTGAACTACGGACACGTTTTAACTCAAGATCTGCGGGTAATGGATAGTACCGCGATCGCTCTGTGTAAGGAGAACAACATCCCGATTATGGTTTTTGACCTCACAGTCAGAGGTAACATTCGTCGAGCTGTGATGGGAGAATCTATAGGAACGATTGTGGGAGATATATATGAAGTTAGCTGAAGCTGAAAGTAAAATGCAGAAAGCAGTTGAGTCTACTCAACACGCTTTTAATACCATCCGTACCGGAAGAGCTAACGCATCGCTCCTCGATAAAGTAACGGTGGATTATTATGGTGCCCAAACACCCTTGAAATCTCTGGCGAACATTAATACGCCGGATGCAACTACGATCGCGATTCAACCATACGATCGCAGCATCTTGAATTCGATCGAGAAAGCTATTTCAATGTCGGATATCGGTTTAACTCCTAACAACGATGGTTCGACTATCCGGTTGAATATTCCTCCGCTTACCAGCGATCGTCGTAAAGAATTTGTCAAAGTAGCTGCCAAATATGCTGAAGAAGGTAAGGTATCGGTTCGCAATATTCGTCGCGATGCTGTAGACTCGATTCGCAAGGAGGAAAAAAGCGGCGATATTTCTGAGGATGAAGCTAAAGATCGGCAAGATAAAATTCAAAAGCTTACTGACAAGTACATTAACAAAATCGACGCATTGCTAGCGGAGAAAGAGAAAGATATCACTACTGTCTGAAGCGATCACAGTTCGGCAAAATTACCCCAATGCTGAAGTTAAAGACTGCCATTGGGGATAAAAGCAGTATATGCAGATGAGATAAGCCGTAAAAACTCTGAAATTCAGTACGTAAATAGCCGGAAGTGAGATTAGGATCTGTAATTTAAATATTTTCGCTCGAAGAGATCCTAAGATAGGCCAGTGCGACTAACTCTCAGATACTGGCAGCGATCGGCAAAAGCCAGTTAAACTCCTCTTAAGTTGAGGAACCTTGGAAAGTTGGTCAAAAGCTAACAATAGACTTTACTCAGGAGCAAAATTCAAGGATATGTTTGACTGCATTATTGTCGGTGCTGGCCCAGCAGGCGGAACGGCGGCTTATCATTTGGCTAAGCGGGGGCGCTCTGTATTAGTTCTGGAAAAAGAAAGCTTGCCTCGGTATAAACCTTGCGGTGGAGGTGTATCGCCTGCGATCGCCCAATGGTTTGATTTTGATTTCTCGCCAGCGATTTCCCTGAAAGTAGACACAATTCGCTACACCTGGAAGATGGAAGACCCAGTGGAAGCGAGGCTCACAAACATGGAGCCAATTTGGATGGTGCGGCGGGATATTTTCGACCACTTTCTGGTTCAACAGGCACAGAAGCAGGGGGCCGAACTCCGAGATAATACTGAGGTTACGGGGATTGAATTTAAGAACGATCGCTGGCAAGTCAAGACAGCTAATGGCCCAGTAGAAGGGCGCTATCTGATCGCTGCTGACGGTGCAAAGGGGCCAATGGCTAAGCTGTTGGGTTTCAAGGAGCGCAAACGCAGGCTGGGTGGAGCTTTAGAGGCAGAAACGCCACCTCCCGGCAATCCCGATACCAGAACTTATTTTGAGTTCGGGATGGTGAAAAATGGTTATATTTGGAACTTCCCTAAAGCAGATGGGTATTCGATCGGTGTAGGAACTTTCCAAGGCGGCGAACCGCAAGACTTTAAGAGCATTTTGACTGAATACGGCACAATGTTCGGTGTGGATATGAAAACCAGCAAGCAATACGGACATCCGCTTTGTTTGTGGGATGGGAATCAAAAGCTGCACACCCAAAATGCTGTTTTAGCTGGCGAAGCTGCTTGCGTTGTCGATCCGATGACGGCGGAAGGTATTCGTCCTTCGATTTTTAGCGGAATGAAGGCGGCGGAGGCGATCGATCGAGCTCTCGGTGGCGATTTAAATGCTTTGGAAAAATACACTCAGGTCATTGTCGATGAATGGGGTAGCGATATGGTGTGGGCGCAACGCCTAGCAGGTGTATTCTACAAAATTCCTAAAGTTGGCTACAAAGTGGGCGTAAAACGACCTACCGCTACCCAAACTATGGCGAAAATCCTCTGCGGACAACTGCGTTACAGCGATGTTGTTAACTTCGCTCTCAAACGTCTCAGCAAGAGTATGATTCCCGGTATGGGGGGCTGAAAGTAGTTATGAGTTTTGAGTTTTGAATTAATCGGAACTTACGTATGTGTGACACTTGCTTAAGTTCCGATATAATTCATTTTTTCTTTTTTGAAGTATCGGTTTTAGATTTATTTTTGATAGATTTCTCTAGCGGTTTTTGGATTACAGTATATTTTGATATAAATTTATCCGGCGAATCGATAGGTGAATGAGCGATACCAAGCCGCGTGAATTGTGACCATATTTCCGCAGTTATTAAGTTTAACGCAGCTTCTCGATTGCTGGTAGCGATCGCACCTATAACTTTCTGCCAACCTTCTCGCAATAATTCAATATTTGCATCTTCTACAGAAAACTCTTTTAGCAAAGAAAGTGCTGTGTAAAAATACTCAGCATCAGGTGATATTTTTTTCGATTTTAATCCATAAAATACTAACTTTAACCAAATCGGTAATAATTCCAGCCATTTATTTTGTTCTAGCTGTTTTAATGCTTCTTGTTCCATACTCAGCGCACCCCATACGCAAATAGCAGCTTCAGCAGATCGATCGTCACGCATTTTTAAAGCATTCTTCCATAATTTTTGTGCTTGTTTGTTGAATCGACTTGCCAAAAATTCGTAAGCTTCTTGAACTTGTTCGGGAATAGTTACTTTATAAACTGTTTCTCCTCTTGGTAATCTATCTCCCCGATAAGAAAGAAAATTATGAGAACCACATAAGTGAATTTTGCGATCGACTACTACTTCCTTTGCATGGGAATTTCCCAACCAAAATATCTGCACCGCAGGTAAACCATCTGGTGTTTTAATTCCTAATAATTTTTGCTGGAGTGTAGGGGTAATTTGCCGTTCTTCTTCTTCCGGTTTGCGGGCAATTCCATAACCAATTAAAACGGCAACTCCTTGTTTAGCAATATTTTCCAGTAACTTGATAAATTGATCGTCTATTACTTCCTCACTCACCCAAGGCGAAAAAATCAGTATTTCTTGACGGGCTAATTTCAGAGTATCTAAAAAAGCTGTGCGAATCTGACTGTCTCGCAGCAGAATAACACTACCTGCTTCAACAGTTAACGCAGGTTTATTTGGTTTTGGATTAGTCCTAATTTCCAGAACATTTTCAATTGCTATACGATCGATTTTCTCAATTCTTGCCTCAACTTCTGCATTCCTCGCTTCCATCAGTAGATGGCGTTCGTTGGCAATAGTTTCTTCACTAATAGAGAAAAAATCTTGTAAGGAAAACATTCCTGCTTCTTGCAGGATATCCAAATAATTTGAGGGATATTCTAAAACCTGCTTACCGCGTCTAACTTGCAGGTTGATTTTATCTTCAAGTAAATCGTAGATCGCGAAAATTGAAATAGCTTGCCAGATATTTGTAGGTTCATCTATTATACTTGCTTCGGTAAGTATTTTGCCTTCTTTTGGGTCGTGCAGTCCTAAGCTGGAAGCTTGAATTATTTGCTGAAATTCTTCTATTAGTAAGGAATCAATATCGGGCGATCTATTTTCGATCGCCATAAAATTTTCTAACTCTGGTAAGTCAATGTTGGTTGCTTCTAAAGGAGAAGCGATAAAAAAAAGATTGCTGTTTAATGGGTCAGTTATGGCATAAATTTCTTTAGTTTGTGGAGGTTGAGGAACAGAACCTTGTTCGTAAAATTGTCGTCCTTGGGGAGTAAGTGCGATCGATCCATTAGTTGTCCATGCTAAAGTCTGTAAAGAGCGCAGAGTTCTAGTA from Aerosakkonema funiforme FACHB-1375 harbors:
- a CDS encoding LCP family protein; translation: MSQPAKANHLRWLWLGFGLTGIAMLSATAGALLAVSLSTKPLMQAQLSAEEAAVFSQGDISTTNLRLPELTRPVNILVLGIKVLSSEIGEAPNPANNGYDPVVNSFEGLSDTMLLLRFNPQTQKLIVLSVPRDTRTLVEGLGVTKINAANASGGPALSARAVSNLLGGIRIDRYVRINVQGVEKLIDALGGVTVFVPQEMKYKDDTQHLYIDFKPGKQHLNGPQVQNFLRFRYDKLGDIGRVQRQQMVMRALVEQALNPATLGKVPQILSVVQSHIDTNLTVEELVALVGFGVKTNRSNIQMLMVPGDFSDAAQFEASYWLPNRRGIERMVSQYLDSDDSNNKKNRRAFDPSDLRIAIQDSTGQPGAAEAIADKLKQAGYRDVYIADAWVEPLSETRIVAQQGDDEGAKAIHQSLGFGEVRVESTGNLRSDITIKIGKDWLQKKNLSN
- a CDS encoding alpha/beta fold hydrolase, translated to MTVSASTTKTAITGESYTRPYTWTWQGFPICYQKQGSEGPAVILVHGFGASWAHWRKNIPFLAKTCRVYAIDLIGFGGSAKPTPGVEIEYTFETWGQQIADFCREVVGNPAFLVGNSIGCIAAMQAAVDNPDIAKGVALLNCSLRLLHDRKRATLPWYRRSSAPILQKVLAVKWFGELFFDRLAKPKVVRKILLQAYKNPEAVTDELVDMLMAPAFDPGAVDVFIAFTRYSQGPLPEDLLPVLPCPAIILWGKEDPWEPIALGQELVNFPQVQKFIPIEGAGHCPQDEAPELVNPILQEWLMDNFRC
- a CDS encoding thioredoxin family protein — encoded protein: MEKSDTRIGSYAPDFELPGIDGEVHHLARYLQKYRAIGAIFMCNRCSYVDLYLNRLKQIQTDFHDRGFTLIGINANNAIASPEDNFENMKSFAAKHQLNFPYLRDPTQDVARSFGAQITPEVFLLDGNSVVRYSGSIDDNPEAVELVQVSYLRNAIEQLLCGETVTPTHTQAVGCSLKWQ
- the pyrH gene encoding UMP kinase; protein product: MGIAYRRVLLKLSGEALMGNLGYGIDPTVVQEIAAEVAEVVASGVQIAIVVGGGNIFRGVKGAARGMDRATADYIGMIATVMNAMTLQDALERMSVPTRVQTAIAMQEVAEPYIRRRAIRHLEKGRVVIFGAGSGNPFFTTDTTAALRAAEISADVIFKATKVDGIYDSDPHLNPGAKRYQSLNYGHVLTQDLRVMDSTAIALCKENNIPIMVFDLTVRGNIRRAVMGESIGTIVGDIYEVS
- the frr gene encoding ribosome recycling factor, which codes for MKLAEAESKMQKAVESTQHAFNTIRTGRANASLLDKVTVDYYGAQTPLKSLANINTPDATTIAIQPYDRSILNSIEKAISMSDIGLTPNNDGSTIRLNIPPLTSDRRKEFVKVAAKYAEEGKVSVRNIRRDAVDSIRKEEKSGDISEDEAKDRQDKIQKLTDKYINKIDALLAEKEKDITTV
- a CDS encoding geranylgeranyl reductase family protein, producing the protein MFDCIIVGAGPAGGTAAYHLAKRGRSVLVLEKESLPRYKPCGGGVSPAIAQWFDFDFSPAISLKVDTIRYTWKMEDPVEARLTNMEPIWMVRRDIFDHFLVQQAQKQGAELRDNTEVTGIEFKNDRWQVKTANGPVEGRYLIAADGAKGPMAKLLGFKERKRRLGGALEAETPPPGNPDTRTYFEFGMVKNGYIWNFPKADGYSIGVGTFQGGEPQDFKSILTEYGTMFGVDMKTSKQYGHPLCLWDGNQKLHTQNAVLAGEAACVVDPMTAEGIRPSIFSGMKAAEAIDRALGGDLNALEKYTQVIVDEWGSDMVWAQRLAGVFYKIPKVGYKVGVKRPTATQTMAKILCGQLRYSDVVNFALKRLSKSMIPGMGG
- a CDS encoding phospholipase D-like domain-containing protein; this translates as MFLASSPKPIDANLKEMADKIEQQSPGLSVLTARQFRYSVSQVTVEVTISEPRKFNVLEEFILRAGIELEPPPSVDELATVLGLDPVFVQNTTRTLRSLQTLAWTTNGSIALTPQGRQFYEQGSVPQPPQTKEIYAITDPLNSNLFFIASPLEATNIDLPELENFMAIENRSPDIDSLLIEEFQQIIQASSLGLHDPKEGKILTEASIIDEPTNIWQAISIFAIYDLLEDKINLQVRRGKQVLEYPSNYLDILQEAGMFSLQDFFSISEETIANERHLLMEARNAEVEARIEKIDRIAIENVLEIRTNPKPNKPALTVEAGSVILLRDSQIRTAFLDTLKLARQEILIFSPWVSEEVIDDQFIKLLENIAKQGVAVLIGYGIARKPEEEERQITPTLQQKLLGIKTPDGLPAVQIFWLGNSHAKEVVVDRKIHLCGSHNFLSYRGDRLPRGETVYKVTIPEQVQEAYEFLASRFNKQAQKLWKNALKMRDDRSAEAAICVWGALSMEQEALKQLEQNKWLELLPIWLKLVFYGLKSKKISPDAEYFYTALSLLKEFSVEDANIELLREGWQKVIGAIATSNREAALNLITAEIWSQFTRLGIAHSPIDSPDKFISKYTVIQKPLEKSIKNKSKTDTSKKKK